CAAGGCGGGTCTTGTACGTATCGAATGGTTTAACCTTCCCTTCTTGTGATGGGAGGAAGAACAATGGTATTAAGAATGTATCTTTGTGCTCTATGTTCTGTAAATTCCTGGGTAATTAAGTGCttctttatttattatatatttcaacTACATATTGATATAGAAGTAAACACATGAGTCATGTTCATTGACATTATTAGGAAATGTTGTGCTAATAAACATAGTAAGATTACTTAAGCGGCCTTGAAGCGATCAATCTGGATGCTCTCAGTTTGGAGCTTCTTGTAATCACTTCTGTTTCTTGCAGCAAAGAACTTGCCCCAATTGTACTTTTTGTAACAAGGCGGGTTGTCTTCGCTTATAAGCTCCTTCAATGGCTCAATGTTGGTATCGTGGGATGGGAAAAGGAAGAATGGCATTGAGAATCTCTCTTTGCTTGAATTCACTACCACTCTATGTTCTGCACTCCAATACTTGTCATTTGTCCATACCTACTCCACACAACAAATATTATATGACCAAGTTACATTAGACCCCAAAATATTTcgagttaatatatatacacatagacccctaaattgttaattttttttttattaaattgattTAAGTCCTCTAAAATGTCAGGGTCAGCCCAATATAACCAGATAACATTCGAAGTTGACGTCTTTTACCTGCATGCAGTTGCCAATGTTAATGATGAAAGCATCAGGGTTGGGTTTCACAGAGAACCATTGTCCATCTGATCTACGGCTCACTTGTAACCCACCCACACTATCTTGTGCCAAGACGGTTATAACTCCTGCGTCTGCGTGGCGTCCAACGCCTAATGCTAGCTCCGGGTTCGGGCAAGGAGGGTAATGGTTAAACCGCAAAAAGCTTGTTTGGTCCTTGAAGTAACCTGTTAACCGATCACCGGGTAGACCcaagctaatggagataagttCCAAAAGCTTGAAAGCTAACTTCTCAACTTCTCTTGCATATTCTTGGCACACCTCTCTACCAAACATGATTAGTATTAATTAAACTTCATAATAAATGGATCCTAATTAGGCCCAATGGGCCTTAATTAAAGCCTTGTTTTAAAGCGTGTTTTTAGAGAATCACCTGAAGTCGGAAGGGTTTTGAGGCCACGGGTTAGTCAGCTTCCTGAGCTCGGTATCTTCCGGCTCTGTAGTCGCCGGAACCGTCGTCGAGTCCTGCAGAAAGAAATCGAAAATCTCTTTCCAGTCTCTAACGTTTTTGGTATGTTCTCCGTCGTGATAACCCATAGGGTTCACTTCATCTCTTTtcactcttctcttctcctccaaCGTTAGACTGAAAAACTCGGCCACCGTCTTCTCCACCCTACGCATTAAGTCCAACGACAAACCATGGTTGATCACCTGGAAAAAGCCCCATCTCATGCATGCTTCTGCAATCTCTGCCGCTAGCGCTGTCTTGTCGCAGTGTGGGTCTTGGAGAGAGGAGAGATCGATGGTCGGGATCTCGTTGGAGAGAATGTAGTCACCGGAGTTTGTGAGATGAGTTTTGGGTCTGTGTTCTGGAGCTTGGATAAAAGCTTCGTCGAGTACTCCCATGGTGTTTTTTTGTCGGTGATTCTTATGTTTATCTTTTAAGGCTTTGGAAGATATCTGATGATTCTTGTGGTGCATGCGGTTGGGTTTGTTTTATAGGAAGATGTCACGTGTAACAAAACGCTTTTATTGGTATGATGAATGTAGACACGTTTCTGTGAACAATTAACTTTTTTCACATTTGGTTAATTAGGAATTACAGTCATGCCAGTTGTTGAAAGAGGACCAAAATAAGCCAAAGATGTATGTAGACGGAGGATATTCATAAAGTTCATGAGTGTTTAATATAGACTATAGATGCCccttcttgaaaaaaaaaattaaccattttttatttttgcaaaCAACCATTACAAAATGAGAGGAGGATTAGTTCACAAGAAAATAGTTCTGAATCTAGACGGAATCTTGGAAGGGTGGAGGATGTGATAGTGCCGGTCCGGACTCTTTCGACGCCTAAAGCGGAAAAAATGTATGCCCTTtaactataattaaaaaattacgaTATTTAAACATGTAATCAAAATGGTACcatatattactaaaatttaaagttgtttaaaataataaaaacataatcggtatgtcatcttatatattatttatttacagTTTCAATTGAGTAATTTTCAATTCTATTTTTCTGATAGTATTtcctataaataaaaaatgaaatatataaaatcaagaATAACTTATGATAAAATTCACTTTAACTTCAACTTCACTTTGTAGAATTTTATTGGGTTTGGTAGTCTCATAGAATCTTAGAACcctataataatttatttgtttgcttggattttaAACGTTActacaaaaattaattacaaaaacctacaaaaaaagaagtaagaagcaataataaaaatttaatacgAGATGCAGCTATACTACTAAAATCAATCGCAATGAAACGTGGAAATATATGCACAATTTATAGTTCAAGTTATTtgttataacattttttgttaACAGAACAAAACTGGAAAGAAGAtgtcttttaataaaaaaggaaaagactACTAAGGTGGACGCATACTTCCGAACCTGTCAGCTGTAGGACGATAGAATAAGTTGAGAGGACACTAGACCAAAGTGAATTTCTTCCAAATTGGCGCCCCTAATGTCAAATATTCTTGGCGCCTGAAGCCAATGCCTTATGGGCTTTAGCCCAGGGCCAGCTCTGGATGTGATATACGCAAGTCAAATCTTATTGGATACTTGGATCTCGATCCGAAGTCTTAGAGTAGCATTATCCCTGAAACTCACTTAAgggtgattaaaaaaaaaaaaaattaaaaagtgcaCCAATCGCGGACCGTCACCGACCGCCACATGTCGGTGGGATCCGCGAACAGTACAAGAAACCCACCACAATCGGTCCTTATTTCATGACTTTAGAGATTGGTTTTTATGGTTTAGTGGGGCCCACACATTGCTTTTTTGAAAGAAACCCCTTTTAGAAACTCCAATAATGCTGCTTTTACAGCATGATTAACCCAGGTTCTTAAGATGAGGTTCTTAGCTTCAGATAACAACCGTTTCTTACCttttcttagtttttaactaagaaaaactaagaaccgtctcttaaataagagatataggAGCCGGTTCTTAgccaaaaaatgtaaaaaaaataaaactttgtgtcaaatcatgagttaagaaccccaAATTAAGAACCCGGGTTAATTATGctcttatatatttgtcaaaaaaaaaaaattatgacatgATTTTAAAGAACATATCATATATTGTTTCCGACATAAACTCAGTCTCTCACATATTATTACATTAAGGGCTTGCATCATAGCTTTGGTAATAAAAAGTAGACACATAGTACATACTCTTAATTAAGGATCTGACTGGTTTATCCGTTACCATctgcaaacgcagcttttgcggtcgATAGCGGTTGACAACGTTTTGAAACAATCATATAAACCGttacaaatcgcttcaaaccgctttgaacctcttaaaatcaaaagatggttccagctagcgtttgcggttgcgagCGGTTGCGGatggataaataaatataaattgtttttcaaaaatatttaaaaatttaaaattaaaattttgaaatgaaagtattataaataaaaatatatacatgttttatatattaatttaaattcacaaacagtataataatttgttttataaaaactttaaactaactaactattcattagaatttttaaaaattaatatacatacatattcttttaaagtttgatataaatcttcaaaaaaattataactttcaactaatttaaaaaattaaataaaaaaatatagtaatattattaatcatattatattgataattattatattttattacaatagtatgtttttatatttttataatgttatcctttatatattaaaagataagcATTGTAATgaatgcattcacactatagTAGACATGTGGCAGCCTctcaatgatttgataataagtatgttaatgcgttcacactatattcataaatgtgttcacactatgtactttgcatttttttaatataaaattcacatacatggttccaataaaactctggatttttcggttcgaataaaaatagataacgaatcaaaagccaaactatatatatattattttttattgtttatggataaagttgagaaaaatattcttaaattttgattctattcgttatccgttttgatttgaaccaaaaaatctggatatccgtaactgtacgaaacaaatcaaatacaaaaataaaatatcccaaaaagaagcaaatcacaaataccaatatttttaggaacatatatctaatttgatatgttatatgcatatatatacatatatgtaaagaattatatatatatatatacgttatatattatactttatatcagttttacaatatttttatgaattaaatttattatattaggtacttaaatttaaaattttaaataatgttttatttttgtaataaaatgttattatttaaattttcaattatttttaaaattttattttatttacggatcaaatcggatattctttaaaattctaaaatatttcatatatctgAGTCACCGAATATCTTGGTTGCTAAAGATCGAATTGACACgaatgcttccaaatacccAGATATTCGATTTGTGTCCACTCCTATTTACGGAtactgttttattttctttatatgaaaaaatgactaatgtcaaggcctttttattttaaattaattttaattttatctttcatgtattattttgacaaaaatatcatttaatattaattaacaatatctttatatatttgtcaactatttttatatactttttacatacacatacatgtgcactttgatgtgagcaccttgtaactaagtattcaccacaactgaagtatctaatttttttgaaagttaaaatatttttcttaatgcttctttcactaccgagcaaattgtagtgaaatgatttgtcttaaaaaatttctttttcttaaactattatcgGTTTAGAAACTCTAATATGAAATTGGTTCGATACGAcaactatctaaaattcataacatgaaaataaacaaataatattaatttttggtttttaccggaaaaaaccaaaaaatcaaacattttagccgaataaactaaaatgaatattaatttaaaataatagtaatattttagaagattaaaagccaaaaaaaaaacttaaaaccgaaccaatatccagattaaacagatttaatgtctttatataaaaaataacgaaactaataatcacatcccgcGCAAAGCGCATGTTATTACCtagtaatatattaatattggtaatttattattaaaccggTGCAATATCTTATAATCAACCAGTCACAAATATACCGCAAACACAACAATTTTCAAACGTTGTACCAGTCATACAAAACGCTTAATAACACTTGAAAatgcaaccacccgcatccgcaatcGCAACCGCTGCATTTGAACCAATCAGAGCCTAAGTTATAAGGTTTCAGGACTCACTCTTCTAATGGCTTCACTTCCACATCATGTGAAGGCATCAAGaagaatgctattttttttctcttggtgTACCAATAATCCCCACCACTCTAGGTTCTACATTCCAATACTTATCATTCATGATTCATCCATACCTAGTAGAATtgatatcaatactattaaaacagaaggcCCTTTTTTTAGGTGCCCTTCTGTTTCAACAATACTTACAGATACAAGCCACTGAAGTATTTAAAacctatggtttttatttaattctgtATTTtccaattttacttttaattaacCATATTCGTTTTTGGTTTAGATCTTCATGGGTTGGGTGCGATTCTGATGGTATGGAAAAAAGGGCTTCACTTTTTGTGGTTTTCGAATGGTTGTGACTCGAGATTTCGAGCTCCAGTATATAGAAACAAAGGAGGTTCGGAAGATCTGTGAGATCAGGGGCGGATCTACTTAAGGTAAGTATGGGGCAGTTGTCCCCcatgaaatttaaaactttCCTTTAAATGATGAGTATATATTTTAGTTGCCCccattgaaaaaataatttctgcCCCCGTAACAAAATCTGTTTTCAATGCTCAGTTCAAAATCTCCATTATTTCCATCTTTTACGAGGCCATTTATGATATTTCTATTAGAATTATTATGTTTCCATATTTGATTTACGAACATTAAACCATTGTTTccgttttatataataaataaaatcaatttgtgtttgttttttttttttgttttttgaacttAAGAAAATCAACTTGTTGCTTAAAAATAAGTAGTTTTATAACATcaaataaatatctatttatttaataaGTTATAATAATCAGTTTTCTTTACTTTATCATAGTATATGCAAtgacaataaaaatattattttcattttagtttttcatatataattattagtcCATGATTGAGAAAGAAAACActatttaggaaaaaaattatatgatctgaatatatATACTTGTATTTTTCATATCATGAAAAACGtgactttttatatttataatttctgatattttttattttgtaattcaATTATATAAGAACAGTTTTAGTTTTCCATACAATGGATCTTGTATAATACACTTATAAGttgatagaaaatatatttataaaatatttaatacaaatttaatacaaattttgttAATGATTATTAACTGTTTGTCCCCGGTAAACTTTTCGGCTAGATCCGCCACCGCGTGGGATTGATATGGATTGTGGTATCACTACTGAAGGTTTTGTCAAGATTCATGGAATCTCCGATGTTATTCGATTCGATTGATCTTTTCAAATTGCTCTAGTTATTCACTCTCATGATTGAAGTGGGGAAAGAATCTCTAAAGAGGGAAGAAAATCTATTAGAAGTAATGGCTTCCGGGATCACATCAAAACAAAGGTTTCTCTAATCTGTTTCTTTCTGATGCAGAACAAGAGAAACAAAATCAAAGGTATAGTAGGCTCGACCTAGGCTACACAGTGTATGGTTTTTTGGAATGTACAGGTCATCTCTTTATTGTTGCAGTGCAGAAGGGTAATGGCATATGTTGGGTCTGTTAATGTATTGTGGTTGTCTTTTGGTTTTTGCACGTTATGTTCTTTGGGACTGTCATGGATCTGAACATACAGAGATATAGAGTTTATGTCTCTGGTTTACGTGGGCTAAGGTGGGGAGAAAGAATAAAGAAATCCTCACTGGAGTTTGGTTTCCTGAGACAATAACTATTCATGTTTGGATTTTATATGCATGAGTTTTATGCCAACTGACACAATTTGGTCAATCGAAGTGGCTGGTGATTTGGAGAAGAGTGATGGAGGGGCTAAGATTCAGTCCCATGAAGGATGGTTTATGATATTGGTTGAATTTGTGGTACATCATTGGTGTTTTCTAGGTGCAGATTATTTTGGAAAGAGTCAAAAAGACACTTTCGTTTCCAAAATTAAACATGTATTGTCTAATAATTGTGTTAACTTTGTTGTGTAAGTCCATATATCgtttggtaaaaaaacaatatctgggtatttgtttcttttgtcaaaaataagtatttatttattttatttagaatgGTCActgtatttatataatttttaaactgCATCATTGAAATAATGTGttttaaattgtattaatattgttgtttccaacatataaatacatgtagCTATATAATGGCTTCttatttagattatttatt
The window above is part of the Brassica napus cultivar Da-Ae chromosome C3, Da-Ae, whole genome shotgun sequence genome. Proteins encoded here:
- the LOC106381239 gene encoding protein DMR6-LIKE OXYGENASE 1-like, which codes for MGVLDEAFIQAPEHRPKTHLTNSGDYILSNEIPTIDLSSLQDPHCDKTALAAEIAEACMRWGFFQVINHGLSLDLMRRVEKTVAEFFSLTLEEKRRVKRDEVNPMGYHDGEHTKNVRDWKEIFDFFLQDSTTVPATTEPEDTELRKLTNPWPQNPSDFREVCQEYAREVEKLAFKLLELISISLGLPGDRLTGYFKDQTSFLRFNHYPPCPNPELALGVGRHADAGVITVLAQDSVGGLQVSRRSDGQWFSVKPNPDAFIINIGNCMQVWTNDKYWSAEHRVVVNSSKERFSMPFFLFPSHDTNIEPLKELISEDNPPCYKKYNWGKFFAARNRSDYKKLQTESIQIDRFKAA